In Euphorbia lathyris chromosome 9, ddEupLath1.1, whole genome shotgun sequence, the following are encoded in one genomic region:
- the LOC136205370 gene encoding dolichyl-diphosphooligosaccharide--protein glycosyltransferase subunit 4A-like, whose translation MFDDQDLGFFANFLGIFIFALVIAYHYVVADPKYEGN comes from the coding sequence ATGTTTGACGATCAAGACCTGGGATTTTTTGCCAATTTTCTCGGCATCTTTATATTCGCATTGGTAATAGCTTATCATTATGTGGTGGCTGATCCTAAATATGAAGGAAACTAA